The DNA sequence TTTATGTCGGACAGTGAGCAAAGCGTAACTAAAACTACCGCACAGTCGTTAAAGGGTCGTCACTTTTTGACACTGCTAGATTACAGTACCGCACAATTACAGGGGCTCGTCTCGTTAGCGGCGCAACTCAAACAGCAGCATAAAGAAGGAGTCCCGTACCGGCCGCTAGCAGGCAAAACGTTGGCGATGATTTTCGCCAAAGCGTCAACGCGGACGCGGGTCTCGTTTGAGACAGGGATGTATCAACTCGGCGGGCACGCCCTCTTTTTAGGGCAAGACGATATTCAATTAGGGCGGGGGGAGACCGTTGCCGACACGGCGCGGGTCCTCTCGCGCTACGTCGATGGCATCATGGTTCGCACTTTTTCCCATAGCGACGTCGTCGAACTCGCCCGCTGCGCCAGCGTGCCGGTCATTAACGCGTTGACGGATCGCTTTCATCCTTGTCAAGCGCTCGCCGATATGATGACCTTAATGGAACAGTTCGGCGACGTTAAAGGACGAAAACTGGCGTACATCGGCGACGGCAACAACATGGCCCACTCGCTGTTAGCCGGAGCCGTAAAGTTCGGGATGCACGTTGCCGTCGCTGCGCCACCCGGCTACGAGCCACTCGCTGACATTGTCGCCGAGTGCCGGTCAATAGGAAAAGAGACGGGCGGCACCGTGACGATTACGAACGAACCACAAGTGGCAGTAGCAGGTGCCGACGCCGTCTATACGGATGTGTGGGCAAGTATGGGGCAAGAAGCGGAGACTGCGGAGCGACTGCAAGCGTTCCAGCAGTTTCAAGTCGGTGAGTCGCTTTTGGCGCAAGCGACGGAGCATGCCGTCTTTATGCACTGCTTACCGGCTCACCGCGGCGAAGAAGTGACAGCTGGCGTCATCGATGGCGCGCGTTCGGTCATCTTCGAGCAAGCGGAAAACCGCCTACACGCACAAAAGGCGATTTTAGCGAGTTTATTGTGACCTCTTTTTATCACTTTTTATTATTAGGAAGGCAGGTTGGGCGTTCACTAGTAAGGAGGCGGTTGCTACCCCTTTTTCTCTTCGCGGGCGAGGACGAATACGAGTACGGAGGCGATGAAGGCGATCGCCGCACTAATCATATACAATAGACGCGACATATAAAACAGTTCGGTCTCTTCGGGAAAGTTTGGTCGAGTTAGTTTTTGCCTCCAGTTTGGCGGGTGTCGCCTACGCACAGGTTGTGGCATCAGATCATCCCTCACTTTCTGTCCTACATGTATATTCAACAATAATAAAAGTTGATAATGCTTAGTGGCGACAGCGCAATCGGCACTCACTATCTCATGAATAAGCGGCAACCGAAAGTAGAAAAAAAACTAGCTTTTTGCGCGGAACTGTGTATAATTATTCTTAAGGATGAATGATTATTTAGGGGGACGATGTTTACATGGCTAAACAAAAAGTGGTGCTAGCCTATTCGGGCGGCTTAGATACGTCAGTGGCGATCAAGTGGTTGCAAGATAAATACGGATACGATGTCATCGCCGTCGCGCTCGATGTCGGGGAAGGGAAGGACTTAAACTTTGTACGGGAAAAAGCGTTACAAGTAGGCGCGATTAAATCACTCGTCATCGACGCGAAAGAGATGTTTGCCGAGGAATTTCTAAAACCGGCGTTGAAGACGAATGCGATGTATGAAGGGAAGTACCCACTCGTGTCGGCGCTGTCGCGGCCGCTCATCGCCAAAGTGTTAGTACAAGTCGCGGAAGCGGAAGGGGCCGAGGCGATTGCGCACGGGTGTACGGGAAAGGGGAACGATCAGGTGCGGTTCGACGTCGCCGCAGCGGCGCTAAACCCGGATCTACAAGTGATCGCTCCGGTGCGGGAGTGGGCGATGTCGCGCGAGGAAGAAATTGCCTATGCGAAAAACCACAATATTCCCGTGCCAGTCGATGTCGACAAGCCGTACAGTGTCGACCAAAACTTGTGGGGTCGCAGTAACGAGTGCGGCATTTTAGAAAATCCGTGGGCGGAGCCGCCGGAAGATGCCTACGAGTGGACAGCACCTTTAAACGAGACGCCCGATGAGCCGGCTGAAATTGAATTGACGTTTGAAAAAGGGGTTCCCGTCGCACTCGACGGTAAAAAAATGACGCTCGCAGCGCTCATTTCCAAACTGAATCAACTGGCAGGTAAGCACGGCGTCGGACGGATCGACCACGTCGAAAACCGTCTCGTCGGCATTAAGTCGCGCGAAGTGTACGAATGTCCGGCAGCGGTGACGTTAATGACGGCGCACAAAGAGCTAGAGTTTTTGACCCAGACGCGGGACATTTGCCAGTTTAAACCACTCGTCGAACAAAAATGGGCCCAGCTCATTTACGAAGGGCTATACTTCTCCCCGCTCAAAGACGCCCTCGACGCCTTCGTCGACGAGACACAGCAGTATGTCAGCGGTAAAGTACGCGTCAAGTTGTTTAAAGGCCACTGCACGGTGACAGGACGCACCTCGCCACAGTCGCTGTACAACGAAGAGCTAGCGACATATACGGCTAACGATACGTTTGACCACTCGGCAGCCGTCGGTTTTATCGAGCTGTGGGGTTTGCCGACGAAGGTGCACGCCCAAGTGACCAAAAAGCACGCTCAAGGGAGTTTCGTCGTCAAGGGCGAACAAGTCGAGCAGTTGTAGGGGGGATCGACAGTGACAAAAATGTGGGGTGGGCGCTTCACCCAACCGACGAATAAATTGGTAGAGGCCTACACGGCCTCTCTTGCGTTTGACCGCCGTTTGGCAGAAGAAGACATCCGTGGGAGCCTAGCGCACGTGCACATGCTCGGTAAAATCGGCGTATTAACGCAAGACGAAGTGACGACGATTAGCGACGGACTACAGAACGTGCAACAAAAAATCGCCGCCGGCGACGTAACGTACGATGTGGCCGACGAAGATATTCATATGAGTGTGGAAAAGTGGTTGACGGAGGCGATCGGCCCGCTCGGCGGCAAACTGCACACCGGGAGAAGCCGCAACGACCAAGTCGCCCTCGATTTGCACTTGTACGTGCGCCGCGCGACGGTTGACGTCGTGCGCCTCACCGCCGCCCTGCAAGAGGCGCTGCTCGCACAGGCAGAGGCGCACGTCGATACGGTTTTGCCCGGCTACACCCATTTACAGCGGGCACAGCCGATCCGCTTCGCACACCACTTACTGGCGTACGTGGCCATGTTTGGGCGCGACATTGCGCGACTGATCGACAGTTACGCGCGTGTCGACGTCTGTCCGCTCGGTGCGGGCGCGCTTGCCGGCGCTTCGTTCCCGCTCGATCGCCACATGGTTGCAGAGGAGCTCGCTTTTGCCGACCTGTACGACAACAGCATTGACGCTGTGAGTGACCGCGACTTCGTCGTCGAGTTTTTAAGTGGGTGTGCGCTGCTCATGACGCACTTGTCGCGCTTGTGTGAGGAACTCGTGCTCTGGTCGAGCCAAGAATTCGCCTTTATCGAATTAGACGACGCCTTTTGTACCGGTTCGAGTATTATGCCGCAGAAGAAAAATCCGGACGTCGCCGAACTCGTGCGCGGCAAGACCGGCCGGGTGTACGGAAACCTCGTCGCGCTTCTGACTGTACTCAAAGGGCTGCCGCTCGCTTACAACAAAGACATGCAAGAAGATAAAGAAGGATTGTTTGACACGGTCGACACTGTCGTCGGCGCGCTTAAGCTTATGGCTCCGATGATGGCGACGATGCGCGTCAACGGCGCTAACATGCGGCAAGCGGTGGAACAGGACTTTTCTAATGCGACTGACTTAGCCGACTATCTCGTGCGCAAAAACATTCCGTTTCGCCAGGCGCACGAAATTGTCGGGAAAACGGTGTTGTACTGCATCGCGCAGCAGAAATTTTTACTCGACCTC is a window from the Numidum massiliense genome containing:
- the argF gene encoding ornithine carbamoyltransferase, whose protein sequence is MSDSEQSVTKTTAQSLKGRHFLTLLDYSTAQLQGLVSLAAQLKQQHKEGVPYRPLAGKTLAMIFAKASTRTRVSFETGMYQLGGHALFLGQDDIQLGRGETVADTARVLSRYVDGIMVRTFSHSDVVELARCASVPVINALTDRFHPCQALADMMTLMEQFGDVKGRKLAYIGDGNNMAHSLLAGAVKFGMHVAVAAPPGYEPLADIVAECRSIGKETGGTVTITNEPQVAVAGADAVYTDVWASMGQEAETAERLQAFQQFQVGESLLAQATEHAVFMHCLPAHRGEEVTAGVIDGARSVIFEQAENRLHAQKAILASLL
- a CDS encoding argininosuccinate synthase, whose amino-acid sequence is MAKQKVVLAYSGGLDTSVAIKWLQDKYGYDVIAVALDVGEGKDLNFVREKALQVGAIKSLVIDAKEMFAEEFLKPALKTNAMYEGKYPLVSALSRPLIAKVLVQVAEAEGAEAIAHGCTGKGNDQVRFDVAAAALNPDLQVIAPVREWAMSREEEIAYAKNHNIPVPVDVDKPYSVDQNLWGRSNECGILENPWAEPPEDAYEWTAPLNETPDEPAEIELTFEKGVPVALDGKKMTLAALISKLNQLAGKHGVGRIDHVENRLVGIKSREVYECPAAVTLMTAHKELEFLTQTRDICQFKPLVEQKWAQLIYEGLYFSPLKDALDAFVDETQQYVSGKVRVKLFKGHCTVTGRTSPQSLYNEELATYTANDTFDHSAAVGFIELWGLPTKVHAQVTKKHAQGSFVVKGEQVEQL
- the argH gene encoding argininosuccinate lyase, whose protein sequence is MWGGRFTQPTNKLVEAYTASLAFDRRLAEEDIRGSLAHVHMLGKIGVLTQDEVTTISDGLQNVQQKIAAGDVTYDVADEDIHMSVEKWLTEAIGPLGGKLHTGRSRNDQVALDLHLYVRRATVDVVRLTAALQEALLAQAEAHVDTVLPGYTHLQRAQPIRFAHHLLAYVAMFGRDIARLIDSYARVDVCPLGAGALAGASFPLDRHMVAEELAFADLYDNSIDAVSDRDFVVEFLSGCALLMTHLSRLCEELVLWSSQEFAFIELDDAFCTGSSIMPQKKNPDVAELVRGKTGRVYGNLVALLTVLKGLPLAYNKDMQEDKEGLFDTVDTVVGALKLMAPMMATMRVNGANMRQAVEQDFSNATDLADYLVRKNIPFRQAHEIVGKTVLYCIAQQKFLLDLSLDEFRQFAPKIGNDVYEALAIERVVDARDVYGGPAREQVEIVIEKRKSALSETEQWLKHVNL